The Methanothrix sp. genome window below encodes:
- a CDS encoding energy-coupling factor ABC transporter permease, whose protein sequence is MHIMEGFLPHPWWEIWFAASLPFVAYGVSRIGRMARERRETMPLLAVAGAFIFVLSSLKLPSVTGSCSHPTGTGIGAILFGPWITSVLSTIVLLYQALFLAHGGLSTLGANVFSMGIAGPVVGYLVYRATQRFNLYLAVFLAAALADLATYIVTSLQLALAFPAADGGVLLSLKAFAAVFAITQVPLAVIEGVVSALMFKYILQARSEVLLRLNVVSKMDLVRLQGG, encoded by the coding sequence ATGCACATCATGGAGGGGTTTCTCCCGCATCCCTGGTGGGAGATCTGGTTTGCAGCATCGCTTCCCTTCGTGGCCTACGGGGTGAGCAGGATTGGCAGGATGGCGCGCGAGCGGCGCGAGACGATGCCGCTCCTGGCGGTAGCCGGCGCCTTCATATTCGTGCTCTCTTCCCTGAAGCTCCCCTCTGTCACAGGGAGCTGTTCGCATCCCACAGGCACCGGGATAGGCGCCATACTCTTTGGGCCTTGGATAACATCCGTCCTTTCCACAATCGTTCTCCTATACCAGGCGCTTTTTCTGGCACATGGAGGTCTGAGCACGCTCGGGGCGAACGTCTTCTCCATGGGGATTGCCGGGCCTGTCGTGGGTTATCTGGTTTACAGAGCGACGCAGAGGTTCAATCTCTACCTTGCGGTCTTCCTGGCAGCTGCGCTGGCAGATCTCGCGACATACATCGTGACATCGCTGCAGCTCGCGCTTGCGTTTCCGGCTGCTGATGGTGGTGTTCTTCTGTCACTGAAGGCGTTTGCTGCTGTGTTTGCGATCACACAGGTGCCGCTGGCGGTCATAGAGGGTGTGGTCTCGGCTCTGATGTTCAAGTACATACTCCAGGCGAGGAGCGAGGTTCTGCTGAGGCTCAATGTGGTATCAAAAATGGATCTGGTGAGGCTGCAGGGGGGATGA
- a CDS encoding energy-coupling factor ABC transporter substrate-binding protein — protein MRGELIALASILIFFVAFLWTSQSGLHEWEGADSKAEGVIEELTGGSYTPWLKPLWEPPSGEIESLFFSLQAAIGGLVIGYFLGYYRRNAGDGN, from the coding sequence ATGAGAGGAGAGCTCATAGCACTCGCATCGATACTGATCTTCTTCGTGGCATTCCTATGGACCAGTCAGAGCGGTCTGCACGAATGGGAGGGCGCTGATTCGAAGGCTGAGGGTGTGATAGAGGAGCTGACAGGCGGAAGCTATACCCCATGGCTGAAGCCGCTCTGGGAGCCGCCAAGCGGCGAGATCGAGAGCCTATTCTTCAGCCTCCAGGCAGCGATCGGCGGCCTGGTCATAGGATACTTCCTGGGGTACTACAGAAGGAA
- a CDS encoding ABC transporter permease: MKLYDILDLISIGFKADRFKTLMSSLGIIIGVMAIVVMLSVGEGLYSGVSSQFSTLDLDVIHVIPGRFSFGGPPARSPEEPAKFTDKDTKLLENIPGVRNVAPQTSAGVIIGFRNTNASATLVGVDPEKEHDLKSKISQGRFLTESDYTSIVIGSGVADGLFRMRISPGNRIRIYYEDNYMDFRVVGVLREEESSGIRVGNINTQMYVTHRAMKELLGRENYYYGTFQVTVDDPESIDDVVDRIKLDLKRYHRDEAYDATTPRDMLSSLMSILSMIKYALAGIGAISLVVGGIGIANVMMLTVKERIREIGVMKALGATTRDIRIQYLLEAGLLGVVSSIIGIVLGIVVSSAIGSLAGLPSAIRIQSMLTGMLFGAVSTVIAGVYPANRAAMLDPIEALRSE, translated from the coding sequence ATGAAGCTTTACGACATCCTGGATCTGATATCTATAGGATTCAAGGCAGATCGCTTCAAGACGCTGATGTCCAGCCTTGGAATAATAATAGGGGTTATGGCCATAGTGGTCATGCTCTCTGTTGGCGAGGGGCTGTACTCCGGCGTCTCATCACAGTTCAGCACACTGGACCTCGATGTCATACATGTGATCCCGGGCAGATTCAGCTTCGGAGGACCGCCAGCCAGGAGCCCTGAGGAGCCAGCAAAGTTCACAGACAAGGACACGAAGCTCCTGGAGAACATTCCTGGAGTGAGAAATGTGGCTCCCCAGACATCTGCAGGTGTGATAATCGGCTTCAGGAATACAAACGCCTCCGCCACCCTGGTCGGGGTCGATCCGGAAAAGGAGCACGATCTCAAATCGAAGATCTCTCAGGGGAGATTTCTCACAGAATCCGACTACACATCGATTGTAATAGGCAGCGGCGTCGCCGATGGACTCTTCAGAATGAGGATCTCGCCGGGAAACAGGATCCGTATATACTACGAGGACAATTACATGGACTTCAGGGTTGTGGGGGTCCTCAGAGAGGAGGAGTCATCCGGAATCAGAGTGGGTAACATCAACACCCAGATGTATGTCACACACAGGGCCATGAAGGAGCTTCTCGGGAGGGAGAACTACTACTACGGAACTTTCCAGGTCACGGTCGACGATCCTGAGAGCATCGATGATGTGGTCGACCGGATAAAGCTTGATCTGAAGAGGTATCACAGGGACGAGGCATATGATGCGACGACACCGAGGGATATGCTCTCCTCCCTGATGAGCATACTGAGCATGATCAAGTATGCGCTTGCTGGAATAGGCGCGATATCGCTTGTCGTTGGCGGTATAGGCATCGCAAATGTGATGATGCTCACCGTGAAGGAGAGGATTCGGGAGATAGGGGTAATGAAGGCCCTCGGCGCAACAACGCGGGATATCCGCATTCAGTATCTCCTGGAGGCCGGCCTGCTGGGGGTGGTCAGCAGCATCATCGGGATAGTGCTAGGCATCGTCGTATCATCTGCCATAGGATCTCTTGCAGGTCTGCCTTCCGCCATAAGGATACAGTCGATGCTCACAGGGATGCTTTTCGGAGCCGTCTCCACAGTAATAGCAGGAGTTTATCCTGCCAACAGGGCCGCCATGCTGGATCCGATCGAGGCTCTGCGGAGCGAGTGA
- a CDS encoding helix-turn-helix domain-containing protein, which yields MNQTSRLLIRAAKVLWICVLFLLVMSSAALSADENRSLVLNVYLDWTGKALITGYADSIEGLPFLRSSQYTYDNSTSQLYALTNTLTSKAGDAWTLQIQSYGSYERYSMMLYLPGDAMLSSISPSDGLSYLVSSTNQSLAVDLQGYDLVDPSVLVEYRQPLLAGSNASSVNASLPPGRKSQAYFAAAASALLIACGSAFLILRRRMGSQVVPSQHEPQAISPQDIQRMESDGSLRSERASEGEFHDVAMDADQPQDATRIPFIPGSEPIEITREMAAVIETLTSREKAVIETLLKRSGRMTQADLRYETGIPKSSLSGILNSLERRKLIKKREWGRTNVIEIAEWFVSGKEQS from the coding sequence ATGAATCAAACGTCCAGGCTGTTGATCAGAGCTGCAAAGGTCCTCTGGATTTGCGTCCTATTTTTGCTCGTAATGAGCAGTGCCGCTCTATCAGCTGATGAGAACAGGTCTCTCGTTCTGAACGTTTACCTCGACTGGACCGGCAAGGCGCTCATAACCGGGTACGCGGACAGCATTGAGGGGCTTCCATTTCTGAGATCATCCCAGTACACCTACGATAACTCCACATCCCAGCTCTATGCCCTCACAAACACGCTCACATCCAAGGCTGGAGATGCATGGACCCTTCAGATCCAGTCTTATGGATCATACGAGCGGTACAGCATGATGCTATACCTTCCAGGAGACGCGATGCTCAGCAGCATAAGCCCTTCAGATGGCCTGAGCTATCTTGTATCATCCACAAACCAGTCGTTAGCTGTCGATCTTCAGGGATACGATCTGGTGGATCCTTCTGTTCTGGTCGAATACAGGCAGCCGCTCCTGGCAGGCTCGAACGCATCATCGGTAAATGCATCTCTGCCGCCAGGAAGGAAGAGCCAGGCGTATTTTGCAGCGGCAGCATCTGCTCTGCTCATCGCATGTGGCAGTGCCTTCTTGATCCTGAGAAGAAGGATGGGGTCGCAGGTAGTACCATCGCAACATGAGCCACAGGCAATCAGCCCGCAGGATATCCAGCGGATGGAATCGGATGGATCGCTCCGCTCTGAGCGCGCTTCCGAGGGTGAGTTTCACGATGTCGCGATGGATGCTGATCAGCCTCAGGATGCCACCAGAATTCCCTTCATTCCGGGCTCTGAGCCGATAGAGATAACAAGAGAGATGGCCGCGGTGATAGAGACTCTGACCAGCAGGGAGAAGGCCGTCATAGAGACGCTTCTGAAGAGGAGCGGGCGGATGACCCAGGCGGATCTTCGATACGAGACCGGCATACCGAAGTCGTCATTGAGCGGCATCCTGAACTCTCTGGAGAGGAGAAAGCTGATAAAGAAGAGGGAATGGGGTAGAACAAACGTTATAGAGATTGCAGAGTGGTTTGTTTCTGGAAAGGAACAATCCTGA